A stretch of the Drosophila sulfurigaster albostrigata strain 15112-1811.04 chromosome 2L, ASM2355843v2, whole genome shotgun sequence genome encodes the following:
- the LOC133837114 gene encoding leucine-rich repeat and calponin homology domain-containing protein isoform X3, with protein sequence MAAMVYKRLQIASIGGGGAGSGGGLTVSTNSPASMAGSSPMLGHSQLTRSLERILEEAHFSGELILTNRKLKDFPKMGSKFSLTDTVIADLSRNRFCELPEEITTFAFLETLLLYHNAIRSIPESVKQLSSLTYLDLRSNQLSSLPREICFLPLQVLLVSNNRLATLPDELGRLDQTLTDLDASYNQLSALPVRLGELRTLRSLSLRSNQLLYLPREITCLSLVSLDVSNNRIASLPLEIRHMSTLVELQLENNPLTAPPASLCMRGLVHVFKFLETQATREEKGARAGGNYDGYTTLRRAPRHNSSGNMLETTSSSSQRHAARHQIDSGYSTSDGLDKRWSHDAPGKSKTDSPLHCATLPRALTSSGSSNTQQQQQQQQQLPLSADLMDASLTSSTSTIVDESLTLSAGISPLASPCKRASSEHLSYAHSNSSSNNSNSSSPDQDEDLMLDHQERSVHGSNGKLNKSLNNIQTYKEYKEALKQQRNQEINSVYKQKHANANDEEQLPRLTNGSTVTTLPKSIMKQPSSNGHNGNSNSNSNGNGQSIGNGIDDVVIPKKPIQKVIPSRNTELMKSSASSPTSSPEANNAANCLGYVKPHSPMKNGLGAVLTNNNSNGSNGKFNSSNGSSAASSSVIKSPVSATSKMGTVKTHRTVTWNHDIPAEKLSFTMRREFDRQREETELMSQLRSIIETRLKMTLPEDIASALTDGVILCHLANYVRPRSVASIHVPSPGVNKLSMARCRRNVDNFLEACRRIGVDEELICSCADVVPQQSSNGSSEQQRADDDYDADVYVNGSDSSNSNSNSNNNNVDNNANGQVPNAVALLRTVAALIALDANPHHQHMRYLQQQEELQLKLQQLQQQQQPQPNLLVGQHFEPEQIHKVNAQNSSCTKQPEQMQQQVENVLYENCEFINGKEAHMSDDATVAVTTIKSWLYEPQQYHQQQRQQLGTVGQLLRTAKQKTFEKIKQNLISPHGQHSFQLNNNTHRTLQTIIEHEHDVAAAGPAGHYQLIDEKQQQQQQQQQQQQQQQQHQQQLETSLNVIKPLAKRIEFFEQKPKLEVFSICRLDEQSQHHQQQQPKLEKLKQHEAGTLLLKHDSHTLTIILSCVFIATFLWLNLICCAADVLEGKGAVQVSITVGELFRLHGSGLVASSNNGSGSGSGNSSGAATPTKSPTRTTRATLSPTPLV encoded by the exons ATCTGTCCCGAAATAGATTCTGTGAGCTGCCCGAGGAGATCACAACGTTTGCGTTTCTGGAAACATTGCTGCTCTATCACAATGCCATACGCAGCATACCGGAGTCGGTGAAGCAGCTGTCCTCGCTGACGTATTTGGATCTGCGCAGCAATCAGCTGAGCTCATTGCCACGCGAAATCTGTTTCCTGCCACTGCAAGTGCTGCTCGTCTCCAACAATCGCTTGGCCACACTGCCCGATGAGCTGGGACGCTTGGATCAAACCCTAACCGATCTCGATGCCTCATACAATCAATTGTCTGCTTTACCTGTGCGTCTCGGGGAACTTCGCACACTGCGATCGCTTTCGTTGCGGAGCAATCAACTCTTGTATCTGCCCAGGGAGATCACCTGCCTGAGTCTGGTGTCGCTGGATGTGAGCAACAATCGCATCGCCAGTCTGCCGCTGGAGATCAGGCACATGAGCACTTTGGTCGAACTGCAGCTGGAGAACAATCCATTAACTGCGCCCCCCGCTAGC CTCTGCATGCGTGGTTTGGTGCACGTGTTCAAGTTTCTGGAGACGCAGGCGACGCGGGAGGAGAAGGGCGCGCGTGCTGGCGGCAATTACGATGGCTACACGACGCTGCGACGTGCACCACGTCACAATTCCAGTGGCAACATGCTCGAGACGACGTCATCATCGAGTCAACGTCACGCGGCGCGACATCAAATCGATTCGGGCTACAGCACAAGCGATGGACTGGACAAACGTTGGTCGCACGATGCGCCCGGAAAATCGAAAACTGATTCGCCGCTGCATTGTGCCACATTGCCACGAGCATTGACTTCAAGTGGGAGTAGCAAcactcaacagcagcagcagcaacaacaacagttgccgcTGAGCGCGGATTTGATGGATGCATCGTTGACGTCGAGCACCAGCACAATTGTGGACGAGAGTTTGACGCTGAGTGCGGGAATTTCTCCACTTGCTTCCCCTTGCAAACGTGCTTCGTCGGAGCATCTGAGCTATGCGCATTCGAATAGCTcgagcaacaatagcaacagctcGTCGCCGGATCAGGATGAGGATCTGATGCTGGATCATCAGGAGCGCAGCGTGCACGGCAGCAATGGCAAGCTCAACAAGAGTCTGAACAACATACAGACCTACaa GGAGTACAAGGAAGCGTTGAAACAGCAGCGAAATCAGGAAATCAACAGCGTCTACAAGCAGAAgcatgccaatgccaatgacGAGGAGCAGCTGCCACGTTTGACCAACGGCTCAACGGTCACCACGTTGCCCAAGTCCATTATGAAACAGCCGAGCAGCAATGGCCACAatggcaatagcaacagcaacagcaatggcaatggccaaAGCATCGGCAATGGCATCGATGATGTTGTCATACCAAAGAAACCCATACAAAAAGTGATACCGTCACGCAACACCGAGCTGATGAAGTCATCAGCATCCTCACCCACATCCTCGCCAGAAGCCAACAACGCTGCCAATTGTCTCGGCTATGTCAAGCCTCACAGTCCCATGAAGAATGGCCTCGGTGCCGTGCTCACCAACAATAATAGTAACGGAAGCAATGGCAAATTTAATTCGTCCAATGGTTCGTCGGCTGCCTCGAGCAGTGTCATCAAGTCACCTGTGAGTGCCACAAGTAAAATGGGTACAGTGAAAACACATCGCACTGTCACCTGGAATCATGATATTCCCGCTGAGAAGTTGAGCTTCACCATGCGACGCGAATTCGATCGACAGCGTGAAGAAACCGAACTCATGTCACAGCTGCGCagc ATCATTGAGACGCGTCTGAAGATGACGCTCCCAGAGGACATTGCATCGGCTCTGACGGATGGCGTCATTTTGTGCCATTTGGCCAACTATGTGCGACCGCGCTCTGTGGCCAGCATTCATGTGCCATCGCCGGGTGTG AACAAACTTTCGATGGCGCGCTGTCGACGCAATGTGGATAACTTCCTGGAGGCGTGTCGTCGCATTGGGGTGGATGAg GAGTTGATTTGCTCCTGTGCAGATGTTGTGCCACAACaaagcagcaacggcagcagcgagcagcaaCGCGCTGACGATGACTATGATGCTGATGTGTATGTCAACGGCAGCgacagtagcaacagcaacagcaacagtaacaacaacaacgttgatAACAATGCCAATGGCCAAGTGCCAAATGCGGTGGCTTTGCTGCGCACAGTTGCCGCACTGATTGCCCTCGATGCGAATCCACATCATCAGCATATGCGCTACCTGCAGCAGCAGGAAGAGTTGCAGCTGAAgttgcaacaattgcagcaacagcagcagccgcaaccaAATTTGCTTGTTGGGCAACATTTTGAGCCAGAGCAAATACACAAAGTAAATGCACAAAACTCCTCCTGCACCAAACAGCCAGAACAGATGCAGCAGCAAGTAGAAAATGTATTGTATGAGAATTGTGAGTTTATCAATGGCAAGGAAGCGCATATGTCTGATGATGCAACAGTAGCAGTAACAACAATCAAGAGTTGGCTCTATGAGCCACAGCAAtaccatcaacaacaacgtcagcaACTGGGCACAGTGGGGCAATTGTTGCGCACAGCGAAGCAAAAGACATTCGAGAAGATCAAACAGAATTTGATCAGTCCGCATGGCCAGCATAGTTTTCAATTGAACAACAACACGCATCGCACGCTGCAGACAATCATTGAGCATGAGCACGATGTGGCCGCCGCTGGACCGGCAGGACACTATCAGCTAATAGacgagaagcagcagcaacaacaacagcagcagcagcaacaacaacagcagcagcaacatcaacaacaactggaaacATCTTTGAATGTGATTAAACCGCTGGCGAAGCGAATTGAATTCTTCGAACAGAAACCCAAGCTGGAGGTGTTTAGCATTTGTCGCCTGGACGAGCAAtcgcaacatcatcaacagcagcagccaaaactGGAGAAGCTAAAGCAACATGAAGCTGGCACTTTGTTGCTTAAACACGATTCACATACGCTGACAATTATATTATCCTGCGTCTTCATTGCCACATTTTTGTGGCTT AATCTAATTTGCTGCGCTGCCGATGTGCTAGAGGGAAAAGGTGCTGTCCAGGTGTCCATCACGGTGGGTGAACTCTTTCGATTGCATGGCAGTGGCTTGgtggccagcagcaacaatggcagcggcagtggcagtggcaacagcagcggggCAGCCACACCAACCAAATCACCGACCAGAACAACACGTGCCACACTGTCACCCACACCTCTAGTCTag
- the LOC133837114 gene encoding leucine-rich repeat and calponin homology domain-containing protein isoform X1, translating into MAAMVYKRLQIASIGGGGAGSGGGLTVSTNSPASMAGSSPMLGHSQLTRSLERILEEAHFSGELILTNRKLKDFPKMGSKFSLTDTVIADLSRNRFCELPEEITTFAFLETLLLYHNAIRSIPESVKQLSSLTYLDLRSNQLSSLPREICFLPLQVLLVSNNRLATLPDELGRLDQTLTDLDASYNQLSALPVRLGELRTLRSLSLRSNQLLYLPREITCLSLVSLDVSNNRIASLPLEIRHMSTLVELQLENNPLTAPPASLCMRGLVHVFKFLETQATREEKGARAGGNYDGYTTLRRAPRHNSSGNMLETTSSSSQRHAARHQIDSGYSTSDGLDKRWSHDAPGKSKTDSPLHCATLPRALTSSGSSNTQQQQQQQQQLPLSADLMDASLTSSTSTIVDESLTLSAGISPLASPCKRASSEHLSYAHSNSSSNNSNSSSPDQDEDLMLDHQERSVHGSNGKLNKSLNNIQTYKEYKEALKQQRNQEINSVYKQKHANANDEEQLPRLTNGSTVTTLPKSIMKQPSSNGHNGNSNSNSNGNGQSIGNGIDDVVIPKKPIQKVIPSRNTELMKSSASSPTSSPEANNAANCLGYVKPHSPMKNGLGAVLTNNNSNGSNGKFNSSNGSSAASSSVIKSPVSATSKMGTVKTHRTVTWNHDIPAEKLSFTMRREFDRQREETELMSQLRSIIETRLKMTLPEDIASALTDGVILCHLANYVRPRSVASIHVPSPGVNKLSMARCRRNVDNFLEACRRIGVDEELICSCADVVPQQSSNGSSEQQRADDDYDADVYVNGSDSSNSNSNSNNNNVDNNANGQVPNAVALLRTVAALIALDANPHHQHMRYLQQQEELQLKLQQLQQQQQPQPNLLVGQHFEPEQIHKVNAQNSSCTKQPEQMQQQVENVLYENCEFINGKEAHMSDDATVAVTTIKSWLYEPQQYHQQQRQQLGTVGQLLRTAKQKTFEKIKQNLISPHGQHSFQLNNNTHRTLQTIIEHEHDVAAAGPAGHYQLIDEKQQQQQQQQQQQQQQQQHQQQLETSLNVIKPLAKRIEFFEQKPKLEVFSICRLDEQSQHHQQQQPKLEKLKQHEAGTLLLKHDSHTLTIILSCVFIATFLWLVFFPLPG; encoded by the exons ATCTGTCCCGAAATAGATTCTGTGAGCTGCCCGAGGAGATCACAACGTTTGCGTTTCTGGAAACATTGCTGCTCTATCACAATGCCATACGCAGCATACCGGAGTCGGTGAAGCAGCTGTCCTCGCTGACGTATTTGGATCTGCGCAGCAATCAGCTGAGCTCATTGCCACGCGAAATCTGTTTCCTGCCACTGCAAGTGCTGCTCGTCTCCAACAATCGCTTGGCCACACTGCCCGATGAGCTGGGACGCTTGGATCAAACCCTAACCGATCTCGATGCCTCATACAATCAATTGTCTGCTTTACCTGTGCGTCTCGGGGAACTTCGCACACTGCGATCGCTTTCGTTGCGGAGCAATCAACTCTTGTATCTGCCCAGGGAGATCACCTGCCTGAGTCTGGTGTCGCTGGATGTGAGCAACAATCGCATCGCCAGTCTGCCGCTGGAGATCAGGCACATGAGCACTTTGGTCGAACTGCAGCTGGAGAACAATCCATTAACTGCGCCCCCCGCTAGC CTCTGCATGCGTGGTTTGGTGCACGTGTTCAAGTTTCTGGAGACGCAGGCGACGCGGGAGGAGAAGGGCGCGCGTGCTGGCGGCAATTACGATGGCTACACGACGCTGCGACGTGCACCACGTCACAATTCCAGTGGCAACATGCTCGAGACGACGTCATCATCGAGTCAACGTCACGCGGCGCGACATCAAATCGATTCGGGCTACAGCACAAGCGATGGACTGGACAAACGTTGGTCGCACGATGCGCCCGGAAAATCGAAAACTGATTCGCCGCTGCATTGTGCCACATTGCCACGAGCATTGACTTCAAGTGGGAGTAGCAAcactcaacagcagcagcagcaacaacaacagttgccgcTGAGCGCGGATTTGATGGATGCATCGTTGACGTCGAGCACCAGCACAATTGTGGACGAGAGTTTGACGCTGAGTGCGGGAATTTCTCCACTTGCTTCCCCTTGCAAACGTGCTTCGTCGGAGCATCTGAGCTATGCGCATTCGAATAGCTcgagcaacaatagcaacagctcGTCGCCGGATCAGGATGAGGATCTGATGCTGGATCATCAGGAGCGCAGCGTGCACGGCAGCAATGGCAAGCTCAACAAGAGTCTGAACAACATACAGACCTACaa GGAGTACAAGGAAGCGTTGAAACAGCAGCGAAATCAGGAAATCAACAGCGTCTACAAGCAGAAgcatgccaatgccaatgacGAGGAGCAGCTGCCACGTTTGACCAACGGCTCAACGGTCACCACGTTGCCCAAGTCCATTATGAAACAGCCGAGCAGCAATGGCCACAatggcaatagcaacagcaacagcaatggcaatggccaaAGCATCGGCAATGGCATCGATGATGTTGTCATACCAAAGAAACCCATACAAAAAGTGATACCGTCACGCAACACCGAGCTGATGAAGTCATCAGCATCCTCACCCACATCCTCGCCAGAAGCCAACAACGCTGCCAATTGTCTCGGCTATGTCAAGCCTCACAGTCCCATGAAGAATGGCCTCGGTGCCGTGCTCACCAACAATAATAGTAACGGAAGCAATGGCAAATTTAATTCGTCCAATGGTTCGTCGGCTGCCTCGAGCAGTGTCATCAAGTCACCTGTGAGTGCCACAAGTAAAATGGGTACAGTGAAAACACATCGCACTGTCACCTGGAATCATGATATTCCCGCTGAGAAGTTGAGCTTCACCATGCGACGCGAATTCGATCGACAGCGTGAAGAAACCGAACTCATGTCACAGCTGCGCagc ATCATTGAGACGCGTCTGAAGATGACGCTCCCAGAGGACATTGCATCGGCTCTGACGGATGGCGTCATTTTGTGCCATTTGGCCAACTATGTGCGACCGCGCTCTGTGGCCAGCATTCATGTGCCATCGCCGGGTGTG AACAAACTTTCGATGGCGCGCTGTCGACGCAATGTGGATAACTTCCTGGAGGCGTGTCGTCGCATTGGGGTGGATGAg GAGTTGATTTGCTCCTGTGCAGATGTTGTGCCACAACaaagcagcaacggcagcagcgagcagcaaCGCGCTGACGATGACTATGATGCTGATGTGTATGTCAACGGCAGCgacagtagcaacagcaacagcaacagtaacaacaacaacgttgatAACAATGCCAATGGCCAAGTGCCAAATGCGGTGGCTTTGCTGCGCACAGTTGCCGCACTGATTGCCCTCGATGCGAATCCACATCATCAGCATATGCGCTACCTGCAGCAGCAGGAAGAGTTGCAGCTGAAgttgcaacaattgcagcaacagcagcagccgcaaccaAATTTGCTTGTTGGGCAACATTTTGAGCCAGAGCAAATACACAAAGTAAATGCACAAAACTCCTCCTGCACCAAACAGCCAGAACAGATGCAGCAGCAAGTAGAAAATGTATTGTATGAGAATTGTGAGTTTATCAATGGCAAGGAAGCGCATATGTCTGATGATGCAACAGTAGCAGTAACAACAATCAAGAGTTGGCTCTATGAGCCACAGCAAtaccatcaacaacaacgtcagcaACTGGGCACAGTGGGGCAATTGTTGCGCACAGCGAAGCAAAAGACATTCGAGAAGATCAAACAGAATTTGATCAGTCCGCATGGCCAGCATAGTTTTCAATTGAACAACAACACGCATCGCACGCTGCAGACAATCATTGAGCATGAGCACGATGTGGCCGCCGCTGGACCGGCAGGACACTATCAGCTAATAGacgagaagcagcagcaacaacaacagcagcagcagcaacaacaacagcagcagcaacatcaacaacaactggaaacATCTTTGAATGTGATTAAACCGCTGGCGAAGCGAATTGAATTCTTCGAACAGAAACCCAAGCTGGAGGTGTTTAGCATTTGTCGCCTGGACGAGCAAtcgcaacatcatcaacagcagcagccaaaactGGAGAAGCTAAAGCAACATGAAGCTGGCACTTTGTTGCTTAAACACGATTCACATACGCTGACAATTATATTATCCTGCGTCTTCATTGCCACATTTTTGTGGCTTGTCTTCTTCCCATTGCCCGGCTAG